The Flavobacterium psychrophilum genome includes a region encoding these proteins:
- a CDS encoding pyruvate kinase, with protein sequence MPTRKKTKIVATLGPACSTREVLKDMIDAGVNVFRINFSHADYTDVKERIEMIRGLNDEFGYNTSILADLQGPKLRVGVMKEDVIVNRGDIITFQTAEDVPGTAERVYMNYKEFPNDVNPGEKILLDDGKLMFEVLETNRRDEVKTMVIQGGPLKSKKGVNLPNTKVSLPALTEKDIRDAIFACKEKVDWIALSFVRTPKDLEELQDLISEHSAHKIPIIAKIEKPEGVENIDKIVAFCDGLMVARGDLGVEIPAQEVPLIQKKLINRAKTARIPVIVATQMMETMITSLTPTRAEVNDVANSVMDGADAVMLSGETSVGNYPVQVIEKMTQIIEAVEDSPLITVPQNTPQVRTKRFITKTICHHAAQMANVIKAKGICTLTNSGYTAFQISAWRPSAPILVFTSNRTILTQLNLLWGVNAFFYDKFSSTDETVEDVNQIAKEKGFVEKGDFLINLAAMPVVDKGMVNTLRVSEIE encoded by the coding sequence ATGCCGACAAGAAAAAAAACTAAAATTGTAGCAACATTAGGACCTGCATGCAGTACAAGGGAAGTACTGAAAGATATGATCGATGCAGGTGTAAACGTATTCAGGATTAACTTCTCTCATGCTGACTATACTGACGTTAAAGAACGTATAGAAATGATTAGAGGCCTTAATGACGAGTTTGGCTACAACACTTCTATATTAGCCGATTTACAAGGCCCTAAACTTCGTGTTGGGGTAATGAAAGAGGATGTTATTGTAAACAGGGGTGATATTATCACTTTCCAGACAGCTGAAGACGTGCCTGGTACTGCAGAAAGAGTTTACATGAACTACAAAGAGTTCCCTAACGATGTTAACCCAGGAGAGAAAATACTTCTTGACGATGGTAAACTTATGTTTGAGGTTCTTGAAACAAACCGTCGTGACGAGGTTAAAACCATGGTTATACAAGGTGGCCCTCTTAAATCTAAAAAAGGTGTAAACCTTCCTAATACAAAAGTATCGCTTCCTGCGCTTACAGAAAAAGATATCAGAGATGCTATTTTTGCATGTAAAGAAAAGGTAGACTGGATCGCTCTTTCTTTTGTGCGTACGCCAAAAGACCTTGAAGAGCTTCAGGACCTTATCAGCGAGCACTCTGCACATAAAATTCCGATTATTGCTAAGATCGAGAAACCGGAAGGTGTTGAGAACATCGACAAGATCGTTGCTTTCTGTGACGGACTTATGGTTGCCCGTGGAGACCTTGGTGTTGAAATTCCTGCACAGGAGGTTCCGCTTATCCAGAAAAAACTTATCAACCGTGCTAAAACGGCACGTATACCTGTAATTGTTGCTACCCAGATGATGGAAACAATGATTACTAGCCTTACACCTACACGTGCTGAAGTAAACGACGTTGCCAACTCTGTAATGGATGGTGCTGATGCCGTAATGCTTTCAGGCGAAACATCTGTAGGTAACTACCCGGTTCAGGTTATCGAGAAAATGACACAGATTATTGAAGCTGTTGAAGATTCTCCGCTAATTACTGTACCACAAAACACACCACAGGTTCGTACAAAACGTTTTATTACTAAAACAATTTGTCACCACGCAGCACAAATGGCTAACGTAATTAAAGCTAAAGGTATCTGTACACTTACAAACAGTGGGTATACAGCATTCCAGATCTCTGCATGGAGGCCAAGCGCACCTATTTTAGTATTTACATCTAACAGAACTATCCTTACACAGCTTAACCTTCTTTGGGGTGTTAATGCATTTTTCTACGACAAATTCTCTAGTACAGATGAAACCGTAGAAGACGTTAACCAGATTGCTAAAGAAAAAGGATTTGTTGAAAAAGGTGACTTCCTTATCAACCTTGCAGCAATGCCTGTTGTAGATAAAGGTATGGTTAACACCCTAAGGGTATCTGAAATCGAGTAA
- a CDS encoding radical SAM protein gives MEKNKIKGQGAVTNIHNHFIKNRYETSIYQDDYEEEIAKTKVLEVFPKTIVNPVKSPDLSMAYSMNPYQGCEHGCAYCFARPTHEYWGYSAGVDFERVIMAKKNAPQLLEKFFQKRGYKPEPILMSGNTDCYQPIERKLEITRALLQVCLDYRHPVSVLTKNALITRDIDILVKLAEKNLVNVSLSIPTIDEDLRRKLEPRTSSVNTKLKALETLSKEGIPTHVMVAPMIPGLNTPEILTIVKTIAEKGAQSFGYTLVRLNDTVEPVFIDWLEEHYPDRKDKVLHQIASMHGGKLGEKQVFKRRTGEGNIADMIHTTFKIARQKFFSGKDPVQPLAIHHFDGTKGEQLSLF, from the coding sequence ATGGAAAAGAATAAGATAAAAGGACAGGGAGCGGTAACAAATATTCATAATCACTTTATTAAGAACCGCTACGAAACGTCTATCTATCAGGATGATTACGAAGAGGAAATTGCCAAAACCAAAGTGCTGGAGGTTTTTCCTAAAACGATTGTCAATCCTGTAAAGAGCCCCGATCTTTCTATGGCCTATTCTATGAACCCTTATCAGGGATGCGAGCATGGCTGTGCCTATTGTTTTGCGCGCCCAACACATGAATATTGGGGATATAGCGCGGGCGTAGATTTTGAGCGTGTTATTATGGCAAAGAAAAATGCGCCACAGCTCTTAGAAAAGTTCTTCCAGAAGCGTGGCTATAAGCCCGAACCTATCTTAATGTCCGGTAATACCGATTGTTACCAACCCATAGAGCGCAAGCTTGAAATTACCCGTGCACTTTTGCAGGTGTGTCTTGATTACCGGCATCCGGTCAGCGTGCTTACTAAGAATGCGCTTATTACCCGCGATATTGATATACTTGTAAAGCTAGCCGAAAAAAACCTTGTAAACGTATCGCTAAGCATTCCGACAATAGACGAGGATTTAAGGCGTAAACTCGAGCCGCGCACATCTTCCGTCAATACAAAGCTAAAAGCGCTGGAAACGCTTTCTAAAGAGGGAATTCCTACCCATGTAATGGTCGCTCCGATGATACCCGGACTAAATACGCCCGAAATTCTTACGATAGTAAAAACTATTGCCGAAAAAGGCGCCCAAAGCTTTGGGTATACACTTGTTCGCCTTAACGATACAGTTGAGCCTGTTTTCATAGACTGGCTAGAAGAGCATTACCCCGATCGTAAAGATAAAGTACTACACCAGATAGCCTCAATGCACGGCGGTAAGCTTGGCGAAAAGCAGGTTTTTAAACGCCGCACCGGCGAAGGAAACATTGCGGATATGATTCACACGACTTTTAAAATTGCCCGCCAGAAATTCTTTTCAGGTAAAGACCCGGTGCAGCCCTTGGCAATTCATCATTTTGATGGCACAAAAGGGGAGCAGCTGAGTCTTTTTTAG